In the genome of Verrucomicrobium sp., one region contains:
- a CDS encoding flagellin, producing the protein MTIPTSQAAGSAAQNQYVRTILAIASGSALASGGDAAGIAVSGQLDARSARLGAAANNVDDMVSLAQTQQGFLQGVQDSLTRMSVLAQQASSNVFGADAQAAYSAEFDSLKNQIDQVTQNASFNGQPLFSGGAVSTTVNADGTQDGLSLGSLDTGTLGLSGVSLDTPADAQDALSKVNAALSSVTGRSASVSADISKFNFYAANIGTEQNSVLSANSSISDADVAKQSTALASAGIRNQLDMAVRAQANRSAKNVLNLLTSP; encoded by the coding sequence ATGACGATTCCCACGTCCCAGGCGGCGGGGTCCGCCGCCCAAAACCAATACGTCCGCACGATCCTGGCCATCGCGTCGGGGTCGGCCCTGGCCTCCGGCGGGGATGCCGCGGGCATCGCGGTCAGCGGCCAGCTCGACGCCCGCAGCGCGCGGCTGGGAGCGGCGGCGAACAATGTCGACGACATGGTCTCCCTGGCCCAGACGCAGCAGGGATTCCTGCAGGGGGTCCAGGATAGCCTGACCCGGATGAGCGTCTTGGCCCAGCAGGCTTCCAGCAACGTCTTCGGCGCGGACGCGCAGGCCGCCTACTCGGCCGAGTTCGACAGCCTCAAAAACCAGATCGACCAGGTGACGCAGAACGCCAGCTTCAACGGCCAGCCGCTCTTTTCCGGCGGCGCGGTGAGCACGACGGTGAACGCGGACGGGACGCAGGACGGCCTTTCCCTGGGTTCCCTGGACACGGGGACGCTGGGCCTCTCCGGCGTTTCCCTCGACACGCCCGCCGACGCGCAGGACGCGCTGAGCAAGGTGAACGCGGCCTTAAGCTCCGTCACCGGCCGGAGCGCCTCCGTCTCCGCCGACATCTCCAAATTCAACTTCTACGCCGCCAATATCGGCACGGAGCAGAATAGCGTCCTCTCCGCCAACAGCTCGATTTCCGACGCCGACGTGGCCAAGCAAAGCACCGCCCTGGCCAGCGCGGGCATCCGCAACCAGCTGGACATGGCCGTGCGCGCGCAGGCCAACCGCAGCGCCAAGAATGTCCTCAATCTGCTGACGTCTCCCTGA
- a CDS encoding GDSL-type esterase/lipase family protein encodes MKNTLILGLALVCGLFSFNPAVHAQANPAATPESRNSWMEKHELFNLVLKKNKGKFDTAFLGDSITEGWRGRAQDVWDKTFSAYKPFNLGIGGDRTENVLWRIDNGMFDEFQPKALVLMIGTNNLSKKHTPEQTAEGVRAIVDDIHKRSPGTKIIVMGILPRGQSATDPMRALVQQTNELVKKMAEEKGLAYLDIGPKLLESDGSITKDTMPDFLHPTKRGYEAWAEAVAPVLAADEKTTSTASTE; translated from the coding sequence ATGAAAAACACCTTGATCCTCGGGCTCGCGCTGGTGTGCGGGCTTTTTTCCTTTAACCCGGCCGTCCACGCCCAGGCCAATCCGGCCGCCACGCCGGAAAGCCGGAACAGCTGGATGGAGAAGCACGAATTGTTCAACCTGGTCCTGAAGAAAAACAAGGGCAAGTTCGACACCGCTTTTCTGGGCGACTCGATCACGGAAGGCTGGCGGGGCCGTGCGCAAGACGTCTGGGACAAGACTTTCAGCGCGTATAAGCCGTTCAACCTGGGCATCGGCGGCGACCGGACGGAAAATGTCCTGTGGCGCATCGACAACGGGATGTTCGACGAGTTCCAGCCGAAGGCCCTGGTTCTCATGATCGGCACGAACAATCTTTCCAAGAAGCACACGCCGGAACAGACGGCGGAAGGCGTCCGGGCGATCGTTGACGATATCCATAAGCGTTCCCCCGGCACCAAGATCATCGTGATGGGCATTCTGCCCCGCGGCCAGTCCGCGACCGATCCGATGCGCGCCCTGGTCCAGCAGACCAACGAGCTGGTCAAAAAGATGGCGGAGGAAAAGGGGCTGGCCTACCTCGACATCGGCCCGAAGCTGTTGGAATCCGACGGATCGATCACCAAGGATACGATGCCCGATTTCCTTCACCCGACGAAGAGAGGCTATGAGGCGTGGGCGGAGGCCGTGGCCCCCGTGCTGGCCGCCGACGAGAAGACGACCAGCACCGCCTCCACCGAGTGA
- the crcB gene encoding fluoride efflux transporter CrcB — protein MTAPFATYLWIACGGALGTVCRFWLGGFVAQRFPVFPMGTLIINVTGSFVIGLFASLTSGTGPLLVPPAVRAFVMVGICGGYTTFSSFSLQTLNLAQDGEWLYAGLNVLLSVFLCLLAVWGGHVAGLFLQK, from the coding sequence ATGACCGCACCATTTGCCACCTATCTCTGGATCGCCTGTGGAGGCGCTTTGGGCACCGTCTGCCGTTTTTGGCTGGGGGGTTTCGTCGCGCAGCGTTTTCCGGTTTTCCCGATGGGCACCCTGATCATTAACGTGACGGGATCGTTCGTCATCGGCCTTTTCGCCTCCCTGACCAGCGGAACGGGGCCCCTTCTGGTCCCGCCGGCCGTCCGGGCTTTCGTGATGGTCGGAATTTGCGGCGGCTACACCACCTTTTCCTCCTTCAGCCTGCAAACCCTGAACCTGGCCCAGGACGGCGAGTGGCTGTATGCGGGGCTTAACGTCCTGCTCTCTGTCTTCCTGTGCCTTCTGGCGGTCTGGGGCGGCCATGTCGCCGGCCTCTTTCTGCAAAAATAA
- a CDS encoding outer membrane beta-barrel protein: protein MAALIAVVVAQVATAGDSKVYDSKDTKNLTAGEKFEEYATGWNVEVFGGATPFQTGTFRAGTPAGTANLHTDDRINGVAGAKVGYVWNPGWHLADVPVLPSLDLEGFWTGYQAGSQFKASGGVAGGPAEFMTNQDIYVVSVDPTVKFQLGRFRPYVGVGVGAAYLTADGGHVAAGGASTALAGSSNDFAFALQGLAGLETFINKNWSIDIGYKYLSLLNPTFGSQYAGGVPVNTAFPNWYGQHIVTAGIKFYF from the coding sequence ATGGCTGCCTTAATCGCCGTCGTAGTCGCCCAGGTCGCCACGGCCGGGGATAGCAAAGTGTACGATTCCAAGGACACGAAGAACCTCACCGCCGGTGAGAAGTTCGAAGAGTACGCCACCGGCTGGAACGTTGAAGTTTTCGGCGGCGCCACGCCCTTCCAGACGGGCACCTTCCGCGCCGGCACTCCGGCCGGTACCGCCAACCTGCACACCGATGACCGCATCAACGGCGTCGCGGGCGCCAAGGTCGGCTACGTGTGGAATCCCGGCTGGCACCTGGCCGACGTTCCCGTCCTGCCCTCCCTCGACCTCGAAGGCTTCTGGACCGGCTACCAGGCCGGTTCCCAGTTCAAGGCCAGCGGCGGCGTTGCCGGCGGCCCCGCCGAGTTCATGACCAATCAGGACATTTACGTCGTCTCCGTCGACCCGACGGTCAAGTTCCAGCTCGGCCGCTTCCGCCCCTACGTGGGCGTGGGCGTCGGCGCCGCCTACCTGACCGCCGATGGCGGCCACGTGGCAGCCGGTGGCGCTTCCACCGCCCTGGCCGGTTCCTCCAACGACTTCGCCTTCGCCCTTCAGGGCCTGGCCGGTCTGGAAACCTTCATCAACAAGAACTGGTCGATCGACATCGGCTACAAGTATCTGAGCCTGCTCAACCCGACCTTCGGCTCCCAGTATGCCGGCGGCGTCCCCGTCAACACCGCCTTCCCGAACTGGTACGGCCAGCACATCGTCACGGCCGGTATCAAGTTCTACTTCTAA
- the dinB gene encoding DNA polymerase IV, producing the protein MARVIFHLDMDAFYASVEQRDRPELKGRPVIVGAPPDRRGVVCAASYEARRFGVRSAMPSRTAGRLCPEGVFVRPRMEAYREESRRIMALIAAEGAEIEQVSVDEAYLDFSSRFPGLQADAALQAAVPLARALKETIRRERGLAASIGIGGNKLVAKLASDSGKPDGLLLIPERDKALFLRSFPVSALHGVGPVTARLLVEQGLPTVGHLQDYAGDLRALVGSFAGTLAAFARGEDGRPLDRDSFTKSISSETTFERDSADRPLLRAALREHAADIAAKLEKEGLAAQTVQVKVRYGDFTTLTRQWSVPLPVRAAPEIYRLSCLILAKHCLVNRPLRLLGVGVSNLCPPVPQLVFPFISEERAA; encoded by the coding sequence ATGGCCCGCGTCATTTTCCACCTGGACATGGACGCGTTCTACGCGTCGGTGGAGCAGCGGGACCGGCCGGAGCTGAAAGGGCGGCCCGTCATTGTCGGCGCGCCGCCGGACCGGCGCGGCGTGGTCTGCGCCGCCAGCTACGAGGCGCGCCGCTTCGGCGTCCGCTCGGCGATGCCCTCCCGCACCGCGGGGCGGCTTTGCCCGGAGGGGGTCTTCGTCCGTCCGCGAATGGAGGCGTATCGGGAGGAGTCCCGCCGGATCATGGCCCTCATCGCGGCGGAAGGGGCGGAGATCGAGCAGGTCTCCGTCGACGAGGCCTACCTGGACTTCTCCTCCCGCTTTCCCGGCCTGCAGGCCGATGCCGCGCTCCAGGCGGCGGTGCCGCTGGCCCGCGCGCTGAAGGAGACGATCCGTCGGGAGCGCGGCCTGGCCGCCAGCATCGGCATCGGCGGAAATAAGCTGGTGGCCAAGCTGGCCAGCGATTCCGGCAAGCCGGACGGCCTCCTCCTTATCCCGGAGCGGGACAAGGCCCTTTTTTTGCGCTCCTTCCCCGTCTCCGCCCTGCACGGGGTGGGGCCGGTGACGGCGCGGCTGTTGGTGGAGCAGGGTTTGCCGACCGTCGGCCATCTCCAGGACTATGCGGGAGACCTGCGGGCGCTGGTCGGCTCTTTCGCCGGGACGTTGGCCGCCTTTGCCCGGGGGGAGGACGGCCGCCCGCTGGACCGTGACAGCTTCACCAAGAGCATCAGCAGCGAGACGACCTTCGAGCGGGACAGCGCCGACCGCCCCCTGCTCCGCGCCGCCCTCCGGGAGCATGCCGCCGACATTGCCGCCAAGCTGGAGAAGGAGGGGCTGGCCGCGCAGACGGTGCAGGTGAAGGTGCGCTACGGGGATTTCACCACGCTGACCCGGCAGTGGAGCGTGCCGCTGCCCGTGCGCGCCGCCCCGGAAATCTACCGCCTTTCCTGCCTTATCCTGGCCAAGCACTGCCTGGTCAATCGCCCGCTGCGGCTTTTGGGCGTCGGCGTCAGTAACTTGTGTCCGCCGGTCCCGCAGCTGGTTTTCCCGTTTATATCAGAAGAACGGGCGGCTTAG
- a CDS encoding YoaK family protein, which translates to MQPLPRRLSTDFLILSAAGGAADAAGFFGLDHVFTSNMTGNVVLFGLALGQTKWTEAFEAFEVIAFFMLGAFIGAWLAKKIDRHDWPRLVRRVLLPQIVLMTLFSVACMWEHWEVEHLASLLAVAMGLQASAINRAKMPGVVTTAVTGTITTMSNGLMEFFMKVPGAPHGQQIAFQFGAVCCFCLGALGSGLLTLYYATWVGWFPTVLIALVILRNLNNEPEKRD; encoded by the coding sequence ATGCAACCGCTGCCGCGCCGCCTTTCGACCGACTTTCTCATTCTGAGCGCCGCCGGGGGCGCTGCCGACGCCGCGGGCTTCTTCGGCCTCGACCACGTCTTCACGTCTAACATGACGGGGAACGTCGTCCTCTTCGGCCTGGCCCTGGGGCAGACGAAGTGGACGGAAGCCTTCGAGGCGTTCGAGGTGATCGCCTTCTTCATGCTGGGCGCCTTCATCGGGGCGTGGCTGGCCAAGAAGATCGACCGGCACGACTGGCCCCGGCTGGTCCGGCGGGTGCTCCTGCCGCAAATCGTGCTCATGACGCTTTTCAGCGTCGCCTGCATGTGGGAGCACTGGGAAGTGGAACACCTGGCCTCCCTCCTGGCGGTGGCCATGGGCCTGCAGGCGTCCGCGATCAACCGGGCCAAGATGCCGGGCGTGGTCACCACCGCCGTCACCGGAACCATCACCACCATGTCCAACGGCCTGATGGAATTTTTCATGAAGGTCCCCGGCGCGCCGCACGGGCAGCAGATCGCTTTCCAGTTCGGCGCCGTGTGCTGCTTCTGCCTGGGCGCCCTGGGCAGCGGCCTGCTGACCCTTTACTACGCCACCTGGGTCGGCTGGTTTCCGACCGTCCTCATCGCCCTCGTGATCCTGCGCAATCTCAACAACGAGCCGGAAAAGCGGGACTAG
- a CDS encoding PEP-CTERM sorting domain-containing protein (PEP-CTERM proteins occur, often in large numbers, in the proteomes of bacteria that also encode an exosortase, a predicted intramembrane cysteine proteinase. The presence of a PEP-CTERM domain at a protein's C-terminus predicts cleavage within the sorting domain, followed by covalent anchoring to some some component of the (usually Gram-negative) cell surface. Many PEP-CTERM proteins exhibit an unusual sequence composition that includes large numbers of potential glycosylation sites. Expression of one such protein has been shown restore the ability of a bacterium to form floc, a type of biofilm.): MKKAFTLALCAALLGVASAPRAEATFTAVTNAFSGTNPGGTSLTASSLLLFGDTTNGVIGPNWNATVTLSAGAVYSETLTINSSSNPGSFILAGGGVLAIGNSFSATKTFTGNSFDASSTYALTITAASAAAVSLFSNLSFTLTQGGVTLADTSTGVGILGGALNLLNLFGGTATGTFQFTTPTTLNTTSPFVLTLTGSTAAGLLGNSTSFTSLSINSVSAVPEPRTSAMLGAGLLWALLRGRSLVRKYRGLDSAS, encoded by the coding sequence ATGAAAAAGGCCTTCACTCTCGCCCTTTGCGCCGCCCTGCTTGGGGTCGCCTCCGCCCCGCGAGCCGAAGCGACCTTCACCGCCGTCACCAACGCCTTCTCCGGAACGAACCCCGGCGGCACCTCCCTGACGGCCTCCAGCCTCCTCCTCTTCGGCGACACGACAAACGGGGTGATCGGGCCGAACTGGAACGCCACCGTCACCCTTTCCGCCGGGGCGGTCTACAGCGAGACGCTCACCATCAACTCCTCCTCCAATCCCGGCTCCTTCATCCTGGCGGGGGGAGGCGTCCTGGCCATCGGCAACTCCTTCAGCGCCACCAAAACCTTCACCGGCAACAGCTTTGACGCCAGCTCCACCTATGCCCTGACGATCACGGCCGCCAGCGCCGCCGCCGTCAGCCTGTTCAGCAACCTGAGCTTCACCCTGACCCAGGGCGGCGTCACGCTGGCCGATACCAGCACGGGTGTGGGCATCCTGGGCGGGGCGCTCAATCTGCTGAACCTTTTCGGCGGGACCGCCACGGGCACCTTCCAATTCACCACGCCCACCACCCTTAACACCACCTCCCCGTTCGTCCTCACGCTCACCGGCAGCACCGCGGCGGGCCTGCTGGGCAACTCCACCTCGTTCACCAGCCTGAGCATCAACAGCGTCTCCGCCGTGCCGGAGCCGCGCACCAGCGCGATGCTGGGGGCGGGATTGCTATGGGCGCTCCTGCGTGGGCGCTCCCTGGTCAGGAAATACCGGGGCCTGGACTCCGCGTCCTAG
- a CDS encoding DUF190 domain-containing protein: MQIPSSATLLRVFIGESDRWENLPLYEAIVQKARAAELGGATVLRGQMGYGASSRIHTAKILRLSLDLPLVIEIVDSREKVEAFLPQLKEMTHGGGLITLEKVEVAHYAPRKA, translated from the coding sequence ATGCAAATCCCCTCCAGCGCCACCCTCCTGCGGGTCTTCATCGGCGAGTCCGACCGTTGGGAAAACCTTCCCCTTTACGAGGCGATCGTTCAAAAGGCCCGCGCGGCCGAGCTGGGCGGCGCCACGGTGCTGCGGGGGCAGATGGGCTACGGCGCCAGCAGCCGTATCCACACGGCCAAAATCCTGCGCCTCTCCCTCGACCTGCCCTTGGTCATCGAGATCGTCGACAGCCGGGAGAAGGTCGAGGCGTTCCTGCCGCAGCTTAAGGAAATGACCCATGGGGGCGGCCTCATCACCCTGGAAAAGGTCGAGGTGGCCCATTACGCGCCCCGGAAAGCCTAA
- the ndk gene encoding nucleoside-diphosphate kinase, with product METTLILLKPDCVTKRHCGDVLQRFEKAGFRIRGCKMMKLGSAVLREHYAHIASKPFFPEVEAFMQSSPVVAVALEAEGAIDKARTLLGPTDSKKAEPGTIRGDFGVDVMVNVVHASDSAEAAQVELARFFQDGEIFA from the coding sequence ATGGAAACCACCCTCATTCTCCTGAAGCCCGATTGCGTCACCAAGCGCCATTGCGGCGACGTCCTGCAGCGCTTTGAAAAGGCCGGCTTCCGCATCCGCGGTTGCAAGATGATGAAGCTGGGCTCCGCGGTCCTGCGCGAGCACTACGCCCACATCGCCTCCAAGCCCTTCTTCCCGGAGGTCGAGGCCTTCATGCAGTCCAGCCCCGTCGTCGCCGTCGCCCTGGAGGCGGAAGGCGCCATCGACAAGGCCCGCACCCTCCTGGGGCCGACCGATTCAAAGAAGGCCGAGCCCGGCACGATCCGCGGCGACTTCGGCGTCGACGTCATGGTGAACGTGGTCCACGCCTCCGACTCGGCCGAGGCCGCGCAGGTGGAGCTGGCCCGCTTCTTCCAGGACGGCGAGATCTTCGCCTAA
- a CDS encoding aconitase family protein → MTLTEKILARAAGKASAAPGDNLWVKVDTLLTHDVCGPGTIGVFKREFGAQAKVWDPKRVVIIPDHYIFTADSMSNRNVDILRDFVREQGLPYFYDVIDDPEGHWHFDAAQGQLKRQYGKGFAGVCHTAMPEKGHVRPGEILFGTDSHTCMGGAFNMFATGIGNTDAGFVLGTGKLLVKVPETMRFFLEGAMRPGVMAKDVILHIIGQIGFDGATYRAMQYEGPGVDSLSMDDRMTIANMAIEAGAKNGIFPADQKTFDYVEARIQKNGTRSEYDPVEPDADQTFVYDTRIDLSQLEPTVAMHPNPGNRALAKELGKVELDRAYVGSCTGGKTSDFLAFAEVIKGRRVKIDTFGVPATPQVVEELQTTQWDGRSVWDILEGAGVQMTENASCAACLGGPVDTFGRLNKPIKCISATNRNFPGRMGHKDSQVFLASPYTVAASALTGRITDPREFLAAA, encoded by the coding sequence ATGACGCTTACCGAGAAAATCCTGGCTCGGGCGGCCGGAAAGGCTTCCGCCGCGCCCGGGGACAACCTCTGGGTGAAGGTGGACACCCTCCTGACCCACGACGTTTGCGGTCCGGGGACCATCGGCGTCTTCAAGCGCGAGTTCGGCGCCCAGGCCAAGGTCTGGGACCCGAAGCGCGTGGTCATCATCCCCGACCACTACATTTTCACCGCCGACTCGATGTCGAACCGCAACGTCGACATCCTGCGCGATTTCGTCCGCGAGCAGGGCCTGCCCTACTTCTACGACGTGATCGACGACCCGGAGGGCCACTGGCACTTCGACGCCGCGCAGGGCCAGCTCAAGCGCCAATACGGCAAGGGCTTCGCGGGCGTCTGCCACACCGCCATGCCGGAAAAGGGGCACGTCCGTCCCGGGGAGATCCTCTTCGGCACGGATAGCCACACCTGCATGGGCGGGGCGTTCAACATGTTCGCCACCGGCATCGGCAACACGGACGCGGGCTTCGTCCTGGGCACCGGCAAGCTGCTGGTGAAGGTCCCGGAGACGATGCGCTTCTTCCTGGAAGGGGCGATGCGCCCCGGCGTGATGGCGAAGGACGTCATCCTCCACATCATCGGCCAGATCGGCTTTGACGGCGCCACCTACCGCGCCATGCAGTATGAGGGGCCGGGCGTCGACTCCCTTTCCATGGACGACCGGATGACCATCGCCAACATGGCCATCGAGGCCGGTGCCAAGAACGGCATCTTCCCGGCCGACCAAAAAACCTTCGACTACGTCGAGGCGCGCATCCAAAAGAACGGCACCCGCTCGGAATACGACCCCGTCGAGCCCGACGCCGACCAGACGTTCGTCTACGACACGCGGATCGACCTTTCCCAGCTGGAGCCCACCGTGGCCATGCATCCCAACCCGGGCAACCGCGCCCTGGCCAAGGAGCTGGGCAAGGTGGAGCTGGACCGCGCCTACGTCGGCTCCTGCACCGGCGGCAAGACCTCCGACTTCCTCGCCTTTGCCGAGGTGATCAAGGGCCGCCGCGTGAAGATCGACACCTTCGGCGTGCCCGCCACCCCGCAGGTCGTCGAGGAGCTGCAGACCACCCAGTGGGACGGCCGCAGCGTCTGGGACATTCTGGAAGGCGCCGGCGTGCAGATGACGGAGAACGCCTCCTGCGCCGCCTGCCTGGGCGGGCCGGTCGACACCTTCGGCCGCCTGAACAAGCCGATCAAGTGCATCTCCGCCACCAACCGGAATTTCCCCGGCCGCATGGGGCACAAGGATTCCCAGGTCTTCCTGGCCTCCCCCTACACGGTGGCGGCCTCCGCCCTGACGGGCCGGATCACCGATCCGCGGGAGTTCCTGGCCGCCGCCTAA
- a CDS encoding L-dopachrome tautomerase-related protein: protein MRLLFPVLLFLSALLPSLRAAAVEEAYSSATVWNGVTVDDSGRVFVIFPRMEGGEGVRLAELGPGGAPRAYPDAAWNAWKPGDDPAKAFVHVNAARIGPHGELWVVDTGTPGFGAAVVPGGAKVVVIDVAKNRVIRVYPLGKEAVGPHGYADDIRFHGSVAYLTDAGVPGLVVLDLKTGKTRRVLDRAPSTTARRAMTGEGKPLQTADGKEVRIHADQLEVSPDGEWLYFQAACGPLYRLATRYLDDVFLDARALEAHVEKWVDTPATGGTAIDAAGNLYVSDVDRQRVLKIDPQGRVTTLLEDPRLLWVDAMWIDNRGFLWMPAAQINRLAPFQAGTDRVERPLRLFKAQIGARPSR from the coding sequence ATGCGGCTCCTTTTCCCGGTCCTGCTTTTCCTCTCCGCGCTCCTGCCCTCCCTGCGGGCGGCGGCGGTGGAGGAGGCCTATTCCTCCGCCACGGTTTGGAACGGGGTGACGGTGGACGACTCCGGCCGCGTCTTCGTCATCTTTCCTCGCATGGAAGGCGGGGAGGGGGTGCGCCTGGCGGAACTGGGGCCGGGCGGGGCGCCCCGCGCCTATCCTGACGCGGCTTGGAACGCCTGGAAGCCGGGGGACGATCCGGCGAAGGCCTTCGTCCACGTAAACGCGGCCCGGATCGGGCCCCATGGGGAGCTTTGGGTGGTCGACACGGGCACGCCGGGCTTCGGCGCGGCGGTGGTGCCGGGCGGCGCGAAGGTCGTCGTTATCGACGTGGCGAAGAACCGGGTGATCCGCGTCTACCCGCTGGGAAAAGAGGCGGTCGGCCCTCACGGCTACGCCGACGATATCCGCTTTCACGGCTCCGTGGCCTATCTGACGGACGCGGGCGTGCCGGGCCTGGTGGTGCTGGATTTGAAGACGGGCAAGACCCGCCGCGTCCTGGACCGCGCCCCCTCGACCACGGCGCGGCGCGCCATGACCGGGGAGGGGAAACCGCTTCAAACCGCCGACGGGAAGGAAGTCCGCATTCACGCCGACCAGCTGGAAGTCTCGCCCGACGGGGAGTGGCTCTATTTCCAGGCCGCCTGCGGGCCGCTTTACCGCCTGGCCACCCGCTACCTGGACGATGTTTTCCTGGACGCCCGGGCGTTGGAAGCGCACGTGGAAAAGTGGGTCGATACGCCCGCGACCGGGGGCACCGCGATCGACGCGGCGGGGAACCTTTACGTGAGCGACGTCGATCGGCAGAGGGTTCTAAAAATCGATCCCCAAGGCCGCGTGACGACCCTCCTGGAAGACCCGCGCCTCCTGTGGGTCGATGCCATGTGGATCGACAACCGGGGCTTCCTCTGGATGCCCGCGGCGCAGATCAACCGGCTGGCGCCTTTCCAGGCCGGGACCGACCGGGTGGAGCGGCCGCTGCGCCTCTTCAAAGCGCAGATCGGCGCGCGCCCGTCACGGTAG